The following nucleotide sequence is from Sphingomonas panacisoli.
GTCCGGCTTGAACAATGATGGCTTGTCCAAGATCCACTTGCCCTCGCTGTTGGGGCGCACGAATGCGGACATAGCTTTAAGGATCGGGAAAATAATACCGGGCGAAACCCAAACCACCTTGTTGGCTTTGTCTCGCCTGACGGCACGACCGCCTTTCTTGGTTTCGCCCCAAGCATAGTTGCCATTCCATGCCGGATGGCGCTCCCAATACTGATACTCTCGGATGGCTGTAGCGGCGATGTCGATCACGAATTGGTAGCGAGTGGCCGCCGCTAGATCAGCGTCTTTATTGAGATACCATTCCGAAAAGTCCTCAAGACACTGGGCCTTATTCTTATAGGGGCGCAGCATTTCGGACGCGGAGGGATTTCCTGAAACGGCAATAGGCATGAGCAACCGAGCGAACTGCAGGATCTGAAAAGTCTCCAATACGTCGGTATCCGTTTCAGACGTTCGGATGTCTTGACCGAATTCGCGGCGGATCGCCTCGCTAAGATCGTTCAGATGTCCCCTGGCACCAGCTTGCGAAATATCTTGAACCTTCGTCGCTGTATTGCGAGCGATCGCCGTCTCCACGATTGAGGAGTGATCCGGGTCAACGATGATCTCAGCGCGGACAGAGAAGCGACCAAACGCTTCCTCTTCTTCATCAGTCAGGTCGGACAGAAAGCGGAGAATTTCACCTTGAGTTTGTGCCCCGTTGATGATGCTCGCGCCGACGAGCGCAATCAAACTGGCATTGTCGTTGATGGTGGCCTTCGAACACGCGATCGTAATGCCCGAGTTGCGGTTGATAAACCGCGACGGTTCCGTTTCGATCGTACGGGCGATAGCGCGATGGACGGCATTACGCCGCTTATTGCTGTGCGCAGGAATATAGGTCCGAAGGTTATCCTCGGTACCCAGCTTCTTCAACTCAACCGCGGGGATATTTACAATATGGGTCTGAACCCCGTTCTCCTTTTCTTCGGAGGACGTGACGTTACGGATCAGTTGGTAGGAGATGCGCGTTTCACGACCGCGCACGTCGTTAGACGTGTTCGTCACAATATTACCTTTCGTTCCTGTTGGCCGCCGTAACCCACGGTGGAATCGTTCCACGTAGAATGCGATCCAACAGGCCGAACATGGGCACGTTGTTTCGGAAAGTCAATGATTTGCTCGACTTCGCGGTTCTCGACTAGCGCAACCCGCGCCAAATCCCTTCCAATGTAGGATTTCGCCTGATTTATACTCCCGGATGACCGACTCATCCGATCCCCGCCAGCTAGCGCCGGGCAATGCGCTGGCCGTCACCGACCTCGACGATACCGAGTTCGACGCCCCCGAACCCTATGACCCCGCCGACTATCGCTGGGTGCCCGTCCGCCGCACGCCGCGGTACGACGGGTGGACCGAGGAGAAGCAGCGGCGCTTCATCGAAACGCTCGCCGATACCGGGCTCGTCGGCGCGGCGGCCAAGGCGGTCGGCATGTCGCGGAACAGCGCCTATAAACTGCGCCGGTCGGGTCATGGCGGGGCGTTCGCGCGCGCCTGGGACGCGGCGCGGCACCATGCCGGCGGGCTGATCGAGGACATCGCCTTCGAACGCGCGATCGAGGGGGTCGAGCACGAAGTCTATAACGATTGCGGCGAAGTCGTCGGCGCGCGGCTGGTCCATGACAATCGCTTGCTCAAATGGCTGCTCAGCCACTTGAAGGCCGACCGCTATGGCGCCGCGCGCGGCCGCGACGCGCAAGCCGGCGGGGCGGTGGTCGACGCCACGCCCGCGCCCGCACCGGCGCTGTCGGTGGAGGACAGCCTGCGCGCGATGGAACCCGCGCTCCCCGCGCCGCCCGAACACTTGCTGACGCCCGACGAATTCGCCGACGCGCTGGAGGATGCCGACACCGCGGACGGCGTGTTGCCGCATTACGACAGCGAACAACGCCGGCCCAGGACCGACGCGGAGCTTGCCGCCGACGAGCACCAGGCCCGCATGGCGCGCGGGGAGGCGGCGATCGCCAAGCGCGACGCCGGGCAGGAGCTGACGCAGGAGGAGTTCGCGGACGAATGCTATTGGTACGACCCGGTCGGCAACAAGCCGCGGCAACGGCGATCGCGCTAGTGTAACCCTAGTGTCAACTTAGCCCCGCCGCCGAGCGATTTAGCGAGAGCTAAATCCCACAGGCGGCGAGGCCGGCCGGCACGGCGGAGCCGTGTCCGACGGCGCGGAATTCACTTCCGCGCCAACGCCGCTAATCTGCTTCCCATGCGCGCCCGCAACCCGCTCTACATCATGGCCAAGCCGCCGCCCGATGTGCAGGCGCGGATCGTGGCGCTCCCCCGCAACGACCCCAAGCGCGGGTCGGACCTGCTCCACGTCACGCTGATGAAGCTGTTCGACCTCCATCACGCGCCGGCCGAGTGGCTGCCGCAAGTGATCGCCGCGCTGGACGGTTTCGACGGGGCCGCGTTCCCGCTCCATTTCGACCGGATCGAAAATCACAAAGCGGTGACGCTGCGCACCCGCGATCCCCTCCCCGAAGCGCGCGCGTTCCAGGCGGCGCTCGTCCGCCATCTGCTCGAACGCAAGGCGCCGATGATGCTCGGCACCACCCCCGAACCGCATGTGACGATCAACTATCACGGCGACCGCCTGCGCGGCGGCAAGACCGATCGGATCGGCTGGACGGTGACCGAGATCCTGCTGGTCGAAAGCGTGGTCGGCAAGGCGACGCATGTCGAGCACGGTCGCTGGCCGCTGCGCGTCGAAGGGGACGTCGAATGACTTACGCCAGGGATGCCAAGCCGCCCTTCTATCACGGCACCCGCGCCGATCTGTCGCCGGGCGACTTGCTCGTCGCCGGGCGCCCGTCCAATTTCGCCGACGATTGGGCGGCGTCGTGGATCTACTTCGCCGCCACGCTGGAGGCGGCGGTGTGGGGCGCCGAACTCGCGCGGGGCGAAGGACGCGAGCGCATCTATCTGGTCGAGCCGACCGGCCCGTTCGAGGACGATCCGAACCTGACCGACAAGAAGTTCCCCGGCAACATCACCGCCTCCTACCGATCGCGCGATGCGCTGCGGGTCTTGGGCGAAGTCGCCGAATGGCAGGGGCACCCGCCCGAGCAGATCGCGGCGATGAAGGACGGTATCGCGTCCAAGCGCGGCGAGATCATCGATTGAGGCGAGACTGCCCCGATCAGCGTTATGCGGGCTAGACCGCGGTGCCGCCCACGGTCAGCCCCTCGAGCAACAACGTCGGCTGGCCCACGCCCGCCGGCACGCTCTGCCCGCCCTTGCCGCACATGCCGATCCCTTCGTCGAGCGCGAAGTCGTTGCCGATGCCGGTCACCTTGGTCAGACTCGTCGGCCCGTCGCCGATCAGCGTCGCGCCCTTGATCGGCGCGGCCAGCTTGCCGTCCTCGATCAAATACGCCTCAGTGCAGCTGAACACGAACTTGCCGCTGACGATATCGACTTGCCCGCCGCCGAATGCCTTGGCGAAGATGCCGCGCTTCACCCGGCTCATCAACTCGGCCGGATCGTCCTTGCCACCCTTCATGAAGGTGTTGGTCATGCGCGGCATCGGCGCGTGCGCGAACGACTCGCGGCGGCCGTTGCCGGTCGGCGCGACGCCCATCAGTCGCGCGTTGAGCCGGTCCTGCATATAGCCCTTCAGGATGCCGTCCTCGATCAGCACGGTCTCGCTGGTCGGCGTGCCTTCGTCGTCGATCGATAGTGAGCCGCGACGGTCGGTGATCGACCCGTCATCGACCACCGTGACACCCGGCGCCGCGACGCGCTGGCCGATCTTGCCCGAGAATGCCGACGTGCCCTTGCGGTTGAAGTCGCCCTCCAGCCCGTGCCCGATCGCCTCGTGGAGCAGGATGCCCGGCCAGCCCGGCCCGAGCAGCACGGTCATCTCGCCGGCCGGCGCGGCGACCGACTCGAGGTTGACCAGCGCTTGCGCCAGCGCCTCGTCGATCGCGCGCTGCCACGTCGCTTCCTCGAACAGCGAACCGTAGAGATAGCGCCCGCCGATCCCGAACATACCGGTCTCGCGGCGGCCGTTGACCTCGGCGACGATCGAGACGTTCAGGCGGACCAGCGGCCGCACGTCGGTCGCGACGAAGCCGTCGGCGCGGACGATCTCGACGACGTTCCACGACCCCGAGAGGCTGACCGAAACCTGCGCGACGCGCGGGTCGCGCGCGCGGGCGGCGGCGTCGATCGTCTGGCACAAATTCACCTTGTCGGCGAACGGCACCAGGTCGAGCGGGTCGGTGTCGGTATAGAGATGGCGGTTCGTGCGGCCCGGAGGCGCCGCCTTCGGACCCGTAGCGGGGTCGATTAGCGCCATCGTCTCGGCGGCGCGCTTGATCGCCGGCGCGCTGATCTCGTTGGCGTGCGCGAAAGCCGTCGTCTCGCCCGACACGGCGCGCAGGCCGAACCCCGAATGCGTGTCGTAGCTCGCGGTCTTCAACCGCCCGTCGTCGAACCCGAACGCCTCCGACCGTGCATATTGAAGATACAGCTCACCATCGTCGGCCTCGCCGAGCGCTTGCGCGGTCAGCGCCTGCGCTTCGTCGGGCGACAATTGGTCACGATACAGGAACTGGCGGGGATCGGTCGGGCTGGTCATGCCCGACGATATAAGCGGTTTAGACGCTCGCGCCAGCCGGATGGTCGGGCAGGCTGCTCTGGTCCGCCCCGTCGGCCGCGCCGCCGATCAGGACGAAGCGCCGGTCGCAATAACCGCAATCGACATAGCCTTCCTCGTCGATCTGCAGGAACACGCGCGGATGGCCGAGCGCCGCGCCGCCGGGAATGTCGGTCGCCCCGTCGCAGGCGACGCGGGCATGGGAGACGCGGATGGTTTCGGGCGGCGGCAACATGGATTGCGCGATAGCAAGCACGGGGCAGCGCATCAATCTCCTCCGCACGCTTGCCAAGCGCCGCGCGCCGCCGCACCATTGGGCCATGGTACGCTTGCTCCCCGTCATCGCCGTCGCCTTGCTGTCGGCCAGCCCCGTCCTCGCCCAGAAAACGACCAAGCCCGCTCCTGCCAAGCCCGCGGCAAAGCCCAAGCCTCCCGCCACGAAACCGAAGCCCAAGACGCAGCTCGCGACGATCTCGCCGCTCAGCCATGACGAGAAGAACGGCTTCAGCGTGCTCCAGGTCGCGGTTCCCGATTCCGCCAAGTTCATCGCCGGGTGGAAGGTCGGCGCCGGCGGCGAGAGCGCGACGACCAAGACCGTCGCCAACCGGCCGCTCTTCACTTTCCTGATCTTTCGCGGGTGCAAGGCGAACGCGCAGGGCAATTGCGACATCGTCGCCGACTTCGCGATCACCCGGCCCGACGGCACGATCAAC
It contains:
- a CDS encoding AIPR family protein → MTNTSNDVRGRETRISYQLIRNVTSSEEKENGVQTHIVNIPAVELKKLGTEDNLRTYIPAHSNKRRNAVHRAIARTIETEPSRFINRNSGITIACSKATINDNASLIALVGASIINGAQTQGEILRFLSDLTDEEEEAFGRFSVRAEIIVDPDHSSIVETAIARNTATKVQDISQAGARGHLNDLSEAIRREFGQDIRTSETDTDVLETFQILQFARLLMPIAVSGNPSASEMLRPYKNKAQCLEDFSEWYLNKDADLAAATRYQFVIDIAATAIREYQYWERHPAWNGNYAWGETKKGGRAVRRDKANKVVWVSPGIIFPILKAMSAFVRPNSEGKWILDKPSLFKPDEMVRKAVAQFRAHESNPMDMGRSQSAYEALLTYPETIIEVMRDFADADANT
- a CDS encoding 2'-5' RNA ligase family protein; amino-acid sequence: MRARNPLYIMAKPPPDVQARIVALPRNDPKRGSDLLHVTLMKLFDLHHAPAEWLPQVIAALDGFDGAAFPLHFDRIENHKAVTLRTRDPLPEARAFQAALVRHLLERKAPMMLGTTPEPHVTINYHGDRLRGGKTDRIGWTVTEILLVESVVGKATHVEHGRWPLRVEGDVE
- the arr gene encoding NAD(+)--rifampin ADP-ribosyltransferase, whose translation is MTYARDAKPPFYHGTRADLSPGDLLVAGRPSNFADDWAASWIYFAATLEAAVWGAELARGEGRERIYLVEPTGPFEDDPNLTDKKFPGNITASYRSRDALRVLGEVAEWQGHPPEQIAAMKDGIASKRGEIID
- the tldD gene encoding metalloprotease TldD, whose amino-acid sequence is MTSPTDPRQFLYRDQLSPDEAQALTAQALGEADDGELYLQYARSEAFGFDDGRLKTASYDTHSGFGLRAVSGETTAFAHANEISAPAIKRAAETMALIDPATGPKAAPPGRTNRHLYTDTDPLDLVPFADKVNLCQTIDAAARARDPRVAQVSVSLSGSWNVVEIVRADGFVATDVRPLVRLNVSIVAEVNGRRETGMFGIGGRYLYGSLFEEATWQRAIDEALAQALVNLESVAAPAGEMTVLLGPGWPGILLHEAIGHGLEGDFNRKGTSAFSGKIGQRVAAPGVTVVDDGSITDRRGSLSIDDEGTPTSETVLIEDGILKGYMQDRLNARLMGVAPTGNGRRESFAHAPMPRMTNTFMKGGKDDPAELMSRVKRGIFAKAFGGGQVDIVSGKFVFSCTEAYLIEDGKLAAPIKGATLIGDGPTSLTKVTGIGNDFALDEGIGMCGKGGQSVPAGVGQPTLLLEGLTVGGTAV
- a CDS encoding zinc-finger domain-containing protein; its protein translation is MLPPPETIRVSHARVACDGATDIPGGAALGHPRVFLQIDEEGYVDCGYCDRRFVLIGGAADGADQSSLPDHPAGASV